One genomic segment of Macaca fascicularis isolate 582-1 chromosome 19, T2T-MFA8v1.1 includes these proteins:
- the VRK3 gene encoding serine/threonine-protein kinase VRK3 isoform X4 gives MISFCPDCGKSIQAAFKFCPYCGNSLPTEEEHVGSETSVSSHVSSFRGSKRGLNSSFETSPKKVKWSSTVTSPRLSLFSDGDSSESEDTLSSSERSKGSGSRPPTPKSSPQKTRKSPQKTSCSPQKTKQSPQKTSCSPQTLKRSPQTLKRSRVTTSLEALPTGTVLTDKSGRQWKLKFLQTRDDQGILYEAAPTSALAYDSELQKQKFSLKLDAKDGRLFNEQNFFQRAAKPLQVNKWKKLYSTPQLAVPTCMGFGVHQDKYRFLVLPSLGRSLQSALDVSPEHVLSERSVLQVACRLLDALEFLHENEYVHGNVTAENIFVDPEDRSQVTLAGYGFAFRYCPSGKHVAYVEGSRSPHEGDLEFISMDLHKGCGPSRRSDLQSLGYCMLKWLYGFLPWTNCLPNTEDIMKQKQNRLRGNTSLPMGQPQTAYLTAPLTTSH, from the exons ATGATCTCCTTCTGTCCAGACTGTGGCAAAAGTATCCAAGCGGCATTCAAGTTCTGCCCCTACTGTGGAAATTCTCTGCCCACAGAGGAGGAGCATGTGGGGTCCGAAACCTCTGTCAGTTCACATGTGTCATCCTTCCGAG GCTCAAAGAGAGGGCTGAACTCCAGTTTTGAAACCTCTCCTAAGAAAGTGAAGTGGTCCAGCACCGTCACCTCTCCCCGATTATCCCTATTCTCAGATGGTGACAGTTCTGAGTCTGAAGATACTCTGAGTTCCTCTGAGAGATCCAAAG GCTCCGGGAGCAGACCCCCAACCCCCAAAAGCAGCCCTCAGAAGACCAGGAAGAGCCCTCAGAAGACCAGCTGCAGCCCTCAGAAGACCAAGCAGAGCCCTCAGAAGACCAGCTGCAGCCCTCAGACGCTGAAGCGGAGCCCTCAGACGCTGAAGCGGAGCCGGGTGACCACCTCACTTGAAGCTTTGCCCACAGGGACAGTGCTGACAGACAAGAGTGGGCGACAGTGGAAGCTGAAGTTCCTCCAGACCAGGGACGACCAGGGCATTCTCTATGAAG CTGCACCCACCTCCGCCCTCGCCTATGACTCAGAACTCCAGAAGCAAAAGTTCTCGCTCAAACTG GATGCCAAGGATGGGCGCTTGTTCAATGAGCAGAACTTCTTCCAGCGGGCCGCCAAGCCTCTGCAAG TCAACAAGTGGAAGAAGCTGTACTCGACCCCGCAACTGGCCGTCCCTACCTGCATGGGTTTCGGTGTTCACCAGGACAAATACAG GTTCTTGGTGTTACCCAGCCTGGGGAGGAGCCTTCAGTCGGCCCTGGATGTCAGCCCAGAGCATGTGCTGTCAGAGAGGTCTGTGCTGCAGGTGGCCTGCCGGCTG CTGGATGCCCTGGAGTTCCTCCATGAGAATGAGTATGTTCATGGAAATGTGACAGCTGAAAATATCTTTGTGGATCCAGAGGACCGGAGTCAG GTGACCTTGGCAGGCTATGGCTTCGCCTTCCGCTATTGCCCGAGTGGCAAACATGTGGCCTACGTGGAAGGCAGCAGGAGCCCTCACGAGGGGGACCTTGAGTTCATTAGCATGGACCTGCACAAGGGATGCG GGCCCTCCCGCCGCAGCGACCTCCAGAGCCTGGGCTACTGCATGCTGAAGTGGCTCTACGGGTTTCTGCCTTGGACAAACTGCCTTCCTAACACTGAGGACATCATGAAGCAAAAACAGAA CCGCCTCCGGGGGAACACTTCCCTCCCTATGGGTCAGCCACAGACAGCCTACTTGACAGCCCCGCTGACCACATCCCACTGA
- the VRK3 gene encoding serine/threonine-protein kinase VRK3 isoform X3, with translation MISFCPDCGKSIQAAFKFCPYCGNSLPTEEEHVGSETSVSSHVSSFRGSKRGLNSSFETSPKKVKWSSTVTSPRLSLFSDGDSSESEDTLSSSERSKGSGSRPPTPKSSPQKTRKSPQKTSCSPQKTKQSPQKTSCSPQTLKRSPQTLKRSRVTTSLEALPTGTVLTDKSGRQWKLKFLQTRDDQGILYEAAPTSALAYDSELQKQKFSLKLDAKDGRLFNEQNFFQRAAKPLQVNKWKKLYSTPQLAVPTCMGFGVHQDKYRFLVLPSLGRSLQSALDVSPEHVLSERSVLQVACRLLDALEFLHENEYVHGNVTAENIFVDPEDRSQVTLAGYGFAFRYCPSGKHVAYVEGSRSPHEGDLEFISMDLHKGCGPSRRSDLQSLGYCMLKWLYGFLPWTNCLPNTEDIMKQKQKDPAELPEGGDGPQVRGEAALRRAEEQPRSSAAGSACVPI, from the exons ATGATCTCCTTCTGTCCAGACTGTGGCAAAAGTATCCAAGCGGCATTCAAGTTCTGCCCCTACTGTGGAAATTCTCTGCCCACAGAGGAGGAGCATGTGGGGTCCGAAACCTCTGTCAGTTCACATGTGTCATCCTTCCGAG GCTCAAAGAGAGGGCTGAACTCCAGTTTTGAAACCTCTCCTAAGAAAGTGAAGTGGTCCAGCACCGTCACCTCTCCCCGATTATCCCTATTCTCAGATGGTGACAGTTCTGAGTCTGAAGATACTCTGAGTTCCTCTGAGAGATCCAAAG GCTCCGGGAGCAGACCCCCAACCCCCAAAAGCAGCCCTCAGAAGACCAGGAAGAGCCCTCAGAAGACCAGCTGCAGCCCTCAGAAGACCAAGCAGAGCCCTCAGAAGACCAGCTGCAGCCCTCAGACGCTGAAGCGGAGCCCTCAGACGCTGAAGCGGAGCCGGGTGACCACCTCACTTGAAGCTTTGCCCACAGGGACAGTGCTGACAGACAAGAGTGGGCGACAGTGGAAGCTGAAGTTCCTCCAGACCAGGGACGACCAGGGCATTCTCTATGAAG CTGCACCCACCTCCGCCCTCGCCTATGACTCAGAACTCCAGAAGCAAAAGTTCTCGCTCAAACTG GATGCCAAGGATGGGCGCTTGTTCAATGAGCAGAACTTCTTCCAGCGGGCCGCCAAGCCTCTGCAAG TCAACAAGTGGAAGAAGCTGTACTCGACCCCGCAACTGGCCGTCCCTACCTGCATGGGTTTCGGTGTTCACCAGGACAAATACAG GTTCTTGGTGTTACCCAGCCTGGGGAGGAGCCTTCAGTCGGCCCTGGATGTCAGCCCAGAGCATGTGCTGTCAGAGAGGTCTGTGCTGCAGGTGGCCTGCCGGCTG CTGGATGCCCTGGAGTTCCTCCATGAGAATGAGTATGTTCATGGAAATGTGACAGCTGAAAATATCTTTGTGGATCCAGAGGACCGGAGTCAG GTGACCTTGGCAGGCTATGGCTTCGCCTTCCGCTATTGCCCGAGTGGCAAACATGTGGCCTACGTGGAAGGCAGCAGGAGCCCTCACGAGGGGGACCTTGAGTTCATTAGCATGGACCTGCACAAGGGATGCG GGCCCTCCCGCCGCAGCGACCTCCAGAGCCTGGGCTACTGCATGCTGAAGTGGCTCTACGGGTTTCTGCCTTGGACAAACTGCCTTCCTAACACTGAGGACATCATGAAGCAAAAACAGAA
- the VRK3 gene encoding serine/threonine-protein kinase VRK3 isoform X6: MISFCPDCGKSIQAAFKFCPYCGNSLPTEEEHVGSETSVSSHVSSFRGSKRGLNSSFETSPKKVKWSSTVTSPRLSLFSDGDSSESEDTLSSSERSKGSGSRPPTPKSSPQKTRKSPQKTSCSPQKTKQSPQKTSCSPQTLKRSPQTLKRSRVTTSLEALPTGTVLTDKSGRQWKLKFLQTRDDQGILYEAAPTSALAYDSELQKQKFSLKLDAKDGRLFNEQNFFQRAAKPLQVNKWKKLYSTPQLAVPTCMGFGVHQDKYRFLVLPSLGRSLQSALDVSPEHVLSERSVLQVACRLLDALEFLHENEYVHGNVTAENIFVDPEDRSQVTLAGYGFAFRYCPSGKHVAYVEGSRSPHEGDLEFISMDLHKGCGPSRRSDLQSLGYCMLKWLYGFLPWTNCLPNTEDIMKQKQKIFHLQCATERKKK, translated from the exons ATGATCTCCTTCTGTCCAGACTGTGGCAAAAGTATCCAAGCGGCATTCAAGTTCTGCCCCTACTGTGGAAATTCTCTGCCCACAGAGGAGGAGCATGTGGGGTCCGAAACCTCTGTCAGTTCACATGTGTCATCCTTCCGAG GCTCAAAGAGAGGGCTGAACTCCAGTTTTGAAACCTCTCCTAAGAAAGTGAAGTGGTCCAGCACCGTCACCTCTCCCCGATTATCCCTATTCTCAGATGGTGACAGTTCTGAGTCTGAAGATACTCTGAGTTCCTCTGAGAGATCCAAAG GCTCCGGGAGCAGACCCCCAACCCCCAAAAGCAGCCCTCAGAAGACCAGGAAGAGCCCTCAGAAGACCAGCTGCAGCCCTCAGAAGACCAAGCAGAGCCCTCAGAAGACCAGCTGCAGCCCTCAGACGCTGAAGCGGAGCCCTCAGACGCTGAAGCGGAGCCGGGTGACCACCTCACTTGAAGCTTTGCCCACAGGGACAGTGCTGACAGACAAGAGTGGGCGACAGTGGAAGCTGAAGTTCCTCCAGACCAGGGACGACCAGGGCATTCTCTATGAAG CTGCACCCACCTCCGCCCTCGCCTATGACTCAGAACTCCAGAAGCAAAAGTTCTCGCTCAAACTG GATGCCAAGGATGGGCGCTTGTTCAATGAGCAGAACTTCTTCCAGCGGGCCGCCAAGCCTCTGCAAG TCAACAAGTGGAAGAAGCTGTACTCGACCCCGCAACTGGCCGTCCCTACCTGCATGGGTTTCGGTGTTCACCAGGACAAATACAG GTTCTTGGTGTTACCCAGCCTGGGGAGGAGCCTTCAGTCGGCCCTGGATGTCAGCCCAGAGCATGTGCTGTCAGAGAGGTCTGTGCTGCAGGTGGCCTGCCGGCTG CTGGATGCCCTGGAGTTCCTCCATGAGAATGAGTATGTTCATGGAAATGTGACAGCTGAAAATATCTTTGTGGATCCAGAGGACCGGAGTCAG GTGACCTTGGCAGGCTATGGCTTCGCCTTCCGCTATTGCCCGAGTGGCAAACATGTGGCCTACGTGGAAGGCAGCAGGAGCCCTCACGAGGGGGACCTTGAGTTCATTAGCATGGACCTGCACAAGGGATGCG GGCCCTCCCGCCGCAGCGACCTCCAGAGCCTGGGCTACTGCATGCTGAAGTGGCTCTACGGGTTTCTGCCTTGGACAAACTGCCTTCCTAACACTGAGGACATCATGAAGCAAAAACAGAA
- the VRK3 gene encoding serine/threonine-protein kinase VRK3 isoform X5 — translation MISFCPDCGKSIQAAFKFCPYCGNSLPTEEEHVGSETSVSSHVSSFRGSKRGLNSSFETSPKKVKWSSTVTSPRLSLFSDGDSSESEDTLSSSERSKGSGSRPPTPKSSPQKTRKSPQKTSCSPQKTKQSPQKTSCSPQTLKRSPQTLKRSRVTTSLEALPTGTVLTDKSGRQWKLKFLQTRDDQGILYEAAPTSALAYDSELQKQKFSLKLDAKDGRLFNEQNFFQRAAKPLQVNKWKKLYSTPQLAVPTCMGFGVHQDKYRFLVLPSLGRSLQSALDVSPEHVLSERSVLQVACRLLDALEFLHENEYVHGNVTAENIFVDPEDRSQVTLAGYGFAFRYCPSGKHVAYVEGSRSPHEGDLEFISMDLHKGCGPSRRSDLQSLGYCMLKWLYGFLPWTNCLPNTEDIMKQKQNCSSTLNMCSADVFT, via the exons ATGATCTCCTTCTGTCCAGACTGTGGCAAAAGTATCCAAGCGGCATTCAAGTTCTGCCCCTACTGTGGAAATTCTCTGCCCACAGAGGAGGAGCATGTGGGGTCCGAAACCTCTGTCAGTTCACATGTGTCATCCTTCCGAG GCTCAAAGAGAGGGCTGAACTCCAGTTTTGAAACCTCTCCTAAGAAAGTGAAGTGGTCCAGCACCGTCACCTCTCCCCGATTATCCCTATTCTCAGATGGTGACAGTTCTGAGTCTGAAGATACTCTGAGTTCCTCTGAGAGATCCAAAG GCTCCGGGAGCAGACCCCCAACCCCCAAAAGCAGCCCTCAGAAGACCAGGAAGAGCCCTCAGAAGACCAGCTGCAGCCCTCAGAAGACCAAGCAGAGCCCTCAGAAGACCAGCTGCAGCCCTCAGACGCTGAAGCGGAGCCCTCAGACGCTGAAGCGGAGCCGGGTGACCACCTCACTTGAAGCTTTGCCCACAGGGACAGTGCTGACAGACAAGAGTGGGCGACAGTGGAAGCTGAAGTTCCTCCAGACCAGGGACGACCAGGGCATTCTCTATGAAG CTGCACCCACCTCCGCCCTCGCCTATGACTCAGAACTCCAGAAGCAAAAGTTCTCGCTCAAACTG GATGCCAAGGATGGGCGCTTGTTCAATGAGCAGAACTTCTTCCAGCGGGCCGCCAAGCCTCTGCAAG TCAACAAGTGGAAGAAGCTGTACTCGACCCCGCAACTGGCCGTCCCTACCTGCATGGGTTTCGGTGTTCACCAGGACAAATACAG GTTCTTGGTGTTACCCAGCCTGGGGAGGAGCCTTCAGTCGGCCCTGGATGTCAGCCCAGAGCATGTGCTGTCAGAGAGGTCTGTGCTGCAGGTGGCCTGCCGGCTG CTGGATGCCCTGGAGTTCCTCCATGAGAATGAGTATGTTCATGGAAATGTGACAGCTGAAAATATCTTTGTGGATCCAGAGGACCGGAGTCAG GTGACCTTGGCAGGCTATGGCTTCGCCTTCCGCTATTGCCCGAGTGGCAAACATGTGGCCTACGTGGAAGGCAGCAGGAGCCCTCACGAGGGGGACCTTGAGTTCATTAGCATGGACCTGCACAAGGGATGCG GGCCCTCCCGCCGCAGCGACCTCCAGAGCCTGGGCTACTGCATGCTGAAGTGGCTCTACGGGTTTCTGCCTTGGACAAACTGCCTTCCTAACACTGAGGACATCATGAAGCAAAAACAGAA CTGCTCAAGCACACTTAACATGTGTTCTGCTGACGTGTTCACTTAG